Proteins encoded within one genomic window of Anastrepha ludens isolate Willacy chromosome 4, idAnaLude1.1, whole genome shotgun sequence:
- the LOC128859573 gene encoding protein masquerade, with the protein MNLNWKTTLVVCFTLLHLPLGIYSQDDSLAGSFLSGLLDTITSTADSKDCPGVCVHTLATLICYEVLDDIPCPSPSMKCCIESAPGKNITLAHTSTTSTSTTTSTTSTTKRPTTTTTKLTTTSTTAKPKPKTTSKRPTTTTTTTTTTKKSITTKKPTTTSTLAPKKAAEKDAGPNDSAKTQNCTGVCVADRIAEYCEAYLTTSGLCTAGTKCCVSLNDYANTKLPKDIYVPAKHMANLHNMQYKNNKTSIATKQTATKATTSTTSASSTTITTPEPARTKITNNINANKPAKHKKTPPTTTTTTEDPADEEQEVEDDDAEAEGETNNEANDKAENPNGQTLKECEGECMNGIFAIFCDDIDSEAFCPGEGSCCVTGAASEATPTLATKTTPTKPATKIAKPQQKPAAKPAPPQQSVPPLLQSVGGGNDFFSQILSFAENTLGGTGNQPAPQTPPPVQRCPGFCLLNIMAAFCERPSVLITTPTTCAKGSVCCDNTASPPKPPPQNRRPPAPSATTPATAPYVVPSTPLPDPREECPGSCIVPLLSFTCFKNAEMTDLFKCKRSGQICCAPKSRILEKQQFQTRNDTLYTNYPPPPPMVGVPQPYPPQPQYPPPHYMVTQSPQTHHHYPPPPPPPILQQQHQPQPQQPTYDYAHYGPALVPQQQGHPPPPPIPPTTTITTTTTTTTTPRPHIYSKYVCGVKGTLRSGRSRSSPALSLVSYARAMYGIQRSSRQLSQLSQPQIQLNKSNERLILGSTIVPIQIHNDLIPSDEWPDANQLRSYHEHNSISAAAVQSHYRHSVVGEPVFAMNYNVSRRRARVVGGEDGDNGEWCWQVALINSLNQYLCGAALIGTQWVLTAAHCVTNIVRSGDAIYVRVGDYDLTRKYGSPGAQTLRVATTYIHHNHNSQTLDNDIALLKLHGQAELRDGVCLVCLPARGVNHAAGKRCTVTGYGYMGEAGPIPLRVREAEIPIVSDAECIRKVNAVTEKIFILPASSFCAGGEEGNDACQGDGGGPLVCQDDGFFELAGLVSWGFGCGRVDVPGVYVKVSSFIGWINQIISVNNL; encoded by the exons ATGAATTTAAATTGGAAGACCACTTTAGTGGTCTGTTTCACTCTACTACATTTACCATTGGGAATATACAGTCAAGATGACTCCTTAGCGGGAAGTTTTCTATCGG GGCTCCTAGACACTATCACAAGCACAGCCGATTCGAAGGATTGTCCCGGAGTTTGTGTCCATACGTTGGCCACGCTAATTTGCTATGAAGTACTCGATGATATACCATGTCCATCGCCTAGTATGAAGTGTTGTATTGAAAGTGCACCAG GTAAAAACATTACCTTGGCCCATACCAGCACAACCTCTACGTCAACCACTACCAGTACAACAAGCACTACCAAGCGTCCAACTACCACGACTACCAAATTGACTACCACCTCAACTACAGCTAAACCGAAACCGAAGACCACTTCTAAGCGGCCAACTACAACCACCACTACAACGACAACCACTAAAAAGTCAATCACCACCAAGAAACCGACTACTACCAGCACATTGGCGCCCAAAAAGGCTGCGGAAAAGGATGCTGGACCCAATGATAGTGCGAAAA CGCAAAACTGCACGGGCGTTTGTGTGGCCGATCGTATTGCCGAATACTGTGAGGCATATTTGACTACAAGTGGGCTCTGTACAGCGGGCACAAAATGTTGCGTCTCGTTGAATGATTACGCAAATACGAAACTTCCGAAGGATATCTATGTACCAGCTA AACACATGGCGAATCTGCATAAtatgcaatataaaaataataagaccAGCATTGCTACGAAACAAACCGCCACTAAA GCAACCACCTCGACAACGTCAGCCTCAAGTACCACCATCACCACACCTGAGCCGGCGCGCACCAAGATTACTAATAATATTAACGCTAACAAGCCGGCGAAACATAAGAAAACTCCGCCTACAACAACCACCACAACCGAAGATCCCGCCGATGAGGAGCAGGAAGTGGAGGACGATGATGCCGAGGCAGAAGGTGAAACCAACAACGAAGCCAATGACAAAGCTGAAAATCCGAATGGTCAAACTCTAAAAGAATGTGAGGGTGAATGCATGAATggcatatttgctattttttgtgatGACATCGACTCAGAGGCATTCTGTCCCGGTGAAGGCAGTTGTTGTGTAACGGGTGCTGCCTCTGAGGCCACACCGACTCTTGCTACTAAAACAACACCGACCAAACCGGCGACAAAGATTGCCAAGCCACAGCAAAAACCGGCAGCTAAGCCAGCACCGCCACAGCAGAGTGTACCGCCCCTATTACAGTCCGTAGGTGGCGGTAATGATTTTTTCTCACAAATACTATCCTTCGCAGAAAACACGCTCGGTGGCACAGGAAACCAGCCAGCTCCTCAGACTCCACCGCCCGTGCAGCGTTGCCCAGGCTTTTGTTTGCTCAACATAATGGCGGCCTTCTGCGAGCGGCCTTCGGTGCTTatcacaacaccaacaacatgcGCCAAAGGTTCAGTCTGCTGCGATAATAC TGCTTCACCACCAAAACCACCACCACAAAACAGGCGGCCCCCTGCGCCATCAGCTACAACACCCGCTACCGCACCTTATGTTGTACCCAGCACACCACTGCCAGATCCACGTGAGGAATGCCCTGGCTCCTGCATTGTGCCACTACTTAGCTTCACCTGCTTCA AAAACGCCGAGATGACCGATCTATTCAAGTGCAAGCGTTCTGGCCAAATTTGCTGTGCACCCAAGAGTCGTATTCTCGAAAAGCAACAGTTCCAGACACGCAACGATACTCTCTACACGAATTATCCCCCACCACCGCCAATGGTTGGAGTACCACAGCCATATCCACCGCAACCACAATATCCTCCACCACATTACATGGTTACACAATCGCCGCAAACGCATCACCATTACCCTCCACCCCCACCACCACCAATACTACAGCAGCAACATCAGCCTCAGCCACAACAACCTACGTATGATTACGCGCACTATGGACCAGCTTTGGTGCCTCAGCAACAGGGTCACCCCCCACCACCGCCAATACCACCcaccacaacaataacaactactACGACCACCACCACAACGCCGCGTCCACATATTTACTCGAAATACGTTTGCGGTGTCAAGGGTACTTTGCGCAGTGGTCGCTCACGTTCCTCGCCGGCCCTGTCGCTAGTCTCCTATGCACGTGCGATGTATGGTATACAGCGTTCTTCGCGTCAACTAAGCCAGCTATCCCAGCCACAAATTCAATTGAACAAATCAAATGAACGCCTTATATTGGGATCTACAATAGTGCCCATACAAATACACAACGATCTGATACCGAGCGATGAGTGGCCTGACGCGAACCAGCTGCGGTCATACCATGAACACAACTCAATTTCAGCGGCAGCTGTACAAAGCCATTACCGACACTCGGTGGTCGGTGAACCGGTGTTTGCAATGAATTATAATGTCTCGCGTAGACGAGCCCGTGTGGTTGGCGGCGAGGATGGCGACAATGGTGAGTGGTGCTGGCAAGTGGCGCTGATCAACTCGTTGAATCAGTATCTATGCGGAGCAGCGCTAATCGGTACACAGTGGGTGTTAACGGCGGCACATTGTGTAACAAA CATTGTACGATCGGGCGATGCCATTTACGTGCGAGTTGGCGATTACGACCTGACACGAAAATACGGCAGTCCTGGCGCGCAAACTCTTCGTGTAGCTACAACGTATATTCACCACAATCATAATAGCCAAACATTGGACAACGACATTGCATTGCTCAAATTGCACGGACAGGCAGAGCTACGAGATGGTGTATGCTTG GTATGTCTACCAGCTCGTGGCGTCAATCATGCAGCCGGCAAACGTTGCACAGTCACCGGTTACGGATACATGGGTGAAG CCGGTCCGATACCGTTGCGCGTGCGTGAAGCTGAAATACCAATCGTTAGCGATGCAGAGTGCATACGTAAGGTGAATGCAGTCACTGAGAAGATATTTATTCTACCCGCCTCAAGTTTCTGTGCCGGTGGCGAAGAGGGCAACGATGCTTGCCAAGGTGATGGTGGCGGTCCGTTGGTGTGCCAGGATGATGGATTCTTTGAGCTGGCTGGGTTGGTGTCCTGGGGTTTCGGTTGCGGACGCGTTGATGTGCCAGGTGTATATGTAAAAGTCTCCTCATTCATCGGTTGGATCAATCAAATTATCAGCGTTAATAATTTATAG